From one Planococcus citri chromosome 3, ihPlaCitr1.1, whole genome shotgun sequence genomic stretch:
- the LOC135839844 gene encoding vascular endothelial growth factor receptor 1-like: MENLQVTLIVLVFLYQIYYIDGLKIYPDVTELVIGKETTLTLNCTDDELVKWYYPQEGITPTIGNRKTENWTENGTNFNSLTISPAYYLDTGYYICRAVNDTRKKARIYVYVFDEDNVIASDDLTIHAPMYERIIIPCKPTSPNVSVSLTKHNVEVESIVKYDPKLGYVIFTDPSIVITHFFCLDFINQQEVRFTVQVYPPYNDSSSPFIEARDSNANYPIFEKQTAVLNCSIIASTNVGITSLEWEFPQNVLEKILVENTAEIRHENFFTYYRMLRIYNLTKDDEGNYTCKTIDGNVNTKSFTHFLQAEESNAAFLNITVPEESRIVIVESEWESNVEFTAIIESFPKHTFAWYNPHGYNMNKACLYIRCNVLAVDDSRIKLKLDKVKIQDMGIYQLKVRNAFLTKTVNFSLIVKAKPVVDIDRFYIKLFDINTIHDCECLISGYPVPQITWSAKICEKYPNCGNSTFQKILPSLHEENPHETYQLLSVLHFKSNHSMIVQCEANNSLGFSSTSFPYLVTDYGNNVTMVTRNNSAPITVGDDVEIRCSVSKYYYESNFKWSYSKSPRQTVQIFLRDNATLFAEKIHIQNSTTNFSYLSTLIIKNVQKNHTGKYYCSAALSYTLKPGESFFPIGSLDLTVIDPKPPITAHSTMQNGASPGIPDDNIMIGIIILLSASLIGIAILYPIRRLYREKKKLQKALEELGLEYRRGSTTTTLDPDLEISKQTFLISYNKKYDFPIQKLQLGGVLGSGAFGVVRKALAEGIQVKGVKTPVAVKMAKRNNSLSLQALTSEMKIMIYLGNHINVVQLLGACIKGSEKGELLIIVDFCKYGNLRDFLSKRRSQFVNQIDENDEIDTSIATANCYENTSWIGEPEPKKKTTEEDPTNDSIELQQMETADNFPMSINTTSLICWSFQLAQGMEFLASRKVLHGDLAARNVLLAADGIVKVSDFGFAKNMYFDENYQSSKTLLPIKWLSIEALREKIFSGQSDVWAFGVTIWEFFSLAVTPYPNIKNEELYDKLVSGYRMEKPQFATSKIYELMMNCWEQQPQNRPSFTELGEILGSLLENPVQSQNAESTNNIETEV, from the exons atggAAAATTTACAAGTGACTCTCATTGTGCTGGTATTTTTGTACCAGATTTACTATATTGATG gtttgaaaatttatcctgATGTGACCGAGCTAGTTATTGGAAAGGAGACCACATTGACACTCAATTGTACAGATGACGAGCTAGTAAAATGGTATTATCCGCAAGAAGGA ATCACTCCTACGATTGGAAATAGAAAGACCGAGAACTGGACTGAGAATGgcactaatttcaattcgctgaCCATTAGCCCAGCCTATTATTTAGATACAGGCTATTACATTTGTCGGGCGGTAAATGACACCAGAAAAAAAGCTCGTATATACGTATACGTTTTTG ATGAAGATAATGTAATCGCTTCAGATGATCTCACGATACATGCCCCCATGTATGAAAGAATTATAATACCTTGTAAGCCAACGTCACCAAACGTGAGTGTATCATTGACTAAACACAACGTAGAAGTG gaatcaATAGTAAAATATGACCCAAAACTTGGGTACGTCATCTTTACCGATCCATCCATCGTtatcacacattttttttgtttggatttCATAAATCAACAGGAAGTCAGATTTACAGTACAAGTTTACC CTCCATACAATGATTCTTCTAGTCCATTCATCGAAGCCAGAGATTCCAACGCCAATTatccaatatttgaaaaacaaaccgCTGTATTGAATTGTTCGATAATTGCTTCCACAAATGTTGGAATTACATCTTTAGAATGGGAATTTCCTCAAAACGTTTTAGAG AAAATACTCGTGGAAAACACCGCAGAAATAAGGCATGAAAACTTCTTCACGTACTATCGAATGCTTCGTATTTACAACTTGACAAAAGATGACGAAGGAAATTATACTTGTAAAACGATCGATGGGAATGTAAACACGAAATCATTCACTCATTTCTTACAAGCCGAAG AATCAAATGCAGCTTTTTTAAACATAACAGTACCGGAAGAATCTCGTATCGTGATTGTTGAATCTGAATGGGAATCTAATGTGGAATTTACAGCCATCATAGAGTCTTTTCCTAAGCACACGTTTGCATG gtATAATCCACATGGATATAATATGAACAAGGCATGTTTATACATCAGGTGCAACGTATTAGCTGTAGATGATTCTAGAATCAAATTGAAACTCGACAAAGTGAAAATACAGGATATGGGCATCTACCAACTGAAAGTTCGAAACGCCTTTCTCACTAAAACAGTGAACTTCAGTTTGATTGTGAAAG CTAAACCAGTAGTTGACATTGATAGATTCTATATCAAATTATTCGATATTAATACTATTCACGACTGTGAATGTTTAATAAGCGGATATCCTGTACCGCAAATTACCTGGTCAGCGAAAATTTGCGAGAAATATCCCAATTGCGGAAATAGCACTTTTCAAAAGATACTG ccaTCTTTACACGAGGAAAACCCCCACGAAACATACCAACTACTATCCGTGCTTCATTTCAAATCGAATCACAGCATGATTGTTCAGTGTGAAGCGAACAATTCGCTAGGATTTTCCAGTACATCGTTTCCATATTTAGTAACAG ATTATGGAAATAATGTAACAATGGTAACTCGTAACAATTCGGCACCTATTACCGTTGGAGATGATGTTGAAATCCGGTGCTCCGTATCTAAATATTATTATGAGAGTAATTTTAAATGGTCGTATTCGAAAAGTCCTAGGcaaactgttcaaatttttctgagagACAATGCTACTCTATTCGCAG aaaaaattcacatacaAAACTCGACGACTAACTTTTCATACCTATCAACTCTTAtcattaaaaatgtacaaaaaaatcataccggAAAATACTATTGTTCTGCTGCTCTAAGTTATACGTTGAAACCTGGTGAATCCTTCTTTCCGATTGGCAGTTTAGATCTAACGGTTATAg ATCCTAAGCCACCTATTACTGCTCATTCTACGATGCAAAATGGTGCTAGTCCTGGAATACCAGATGATAACATTATGATCGGAATTATAATTTTACTTTCGGCTTCATTGATTGGCATTGCGATACTTTACCCGATACGAAGATTgtacagagaaaaaaaa aaattgcaaaaagctCTCGAAGAATTAGGACTAGAATATCGAAGAGGAAGCACCACTACTACCTTAGATCCGGACTTGGAGATATCCAAACAAACGTTCCTCATATCGTACAACAAAAAGTACGATTTTCCcatacaaaaattacaattag GTGGGGTACTTGGATCCGGCGCATTTGGTGTGGTGCGAAAAGCATTAGCTGAAGGGATTCAAGTTAAAGGAGTGAAAACGCCTGTGGCTGTAAAAATGGCCAAACGCAACAATAGTTTAAGTTTACAAGCATTGACGTCCGAAATGAAGATTATGATATACTTGGGAAATCATATTAATGTCGTACAGCTGCTGGGTGCCTGTATCAAAGGCTCAGaaaaag GAGAATTACTCATTATCGTAGATTTTTGCAAGTATGGAAATCTGcgagattttctttcaaagagAAGAAGCCAGTTTGTCAATCAAATCgacgaaaatgatgaaattgacaCTTCTATTGCCACCGCCAATTG ttACGAGAACACCTCATGGATCGGAGAACCTGAgccgaagaaaaaaacaacggaAGAAGACCCAACAAATG actcgATTGAACTACAACAGATGGAGACGGCAGACAATTTTCCTATGAGTATCAACACTACCAGCTTAATATGCTGGTCATTCCAACTGGCTCAGGGCATGGAGTTCCTGGCAAGTCGCAAG gtctTACATGGGGATCTTGCTGCCAGGAACGTTCTGTTAGCAGCTGATGGAATCGTTAAAGTCAGTGATTTCGGTTTCGCTAAGAATAtgtattttgacgaaaattatcAAAGTAGTAAAACT TTGCTACCAATCAAATGGCTATCAATCGAGGCGTTGCGTGAAAAGATATTCTCTGGTCAATCCGACGTCTGGGCCTTTGGTGTTACcatatgggaatttttttcgctGGCAGTTACGCCATATCCCA aTATAAAAAACGAAGAATTATACGATAAATTGGTTTCCGGATACAGGATGGAGAAACCGCAATTCGCTACGAGTAAAAT ATACGAATTGATGATGAATTGCTGGGAACAACAGCCTCAAAATAGGCCATCATTTACCGAACTCGGCGAAATACTTGGAAGCTTACTTGAAAATCCAGTACAATCT CAAAACGCTGAATCGACGAACAATATTGAAACTGAAGTATAA
- the LOC135840840 gene encoding fibroblast growth factor receptor 2-like → MEYLASRKILHGDLAARNILLAKGNIAKICDFGLAKSMYENELYKSSKTIFPVKWMAIESLQDRIFSTQSDVWSFGITMWEFFSLAVIPYPDLDNSEVYKKLVSGYRLEKPKFATSKIYNIMKDCWREHPKQRPSFDEIVQKLGDILEPPTSPTQSRTILNAPIVKNPDVVENQLELINFSG, encoded by the exons ATGGAATACTTAGCTAGTCGTAAG ATTTTACACGGTGATTTAGCTGCCAGAAATATACTTCTAGCAAAAGGGAATATCGCGAAAATCTGTGACTTTGGCCTCGCCAAGAGTATGTATGAAAATGAGCTATATAAGAGCAGTAAAACC ATATTCCCTGTCAAATGGATGGCTATCGAATCCCTACAAGATAGGATATTTTCAACGCAATCTGACGTGTGGTCTTTTGGTATTACCATGTGGGAATTTTTCTCATTGGCAGTAATACCTTATCCAG atttgGACAATTCGGAAGTatacaaaaaattggtttctgGCTACAGATTGGAGAAACCAAAATTCGCTACGAGTAAAAT ATACAACATCATGAAGGATTGCTGGAGAGAGCACCCTAAGCAACGACCATCATTCGACGAAATAGTTCAAAAACTTGGAGATATTCTCGAACCTCCTACAAGTCCTACACAATCT cgAACGATTTTAAACGCACCCATAGTCAAGAATCCCGATGTGGTTGAGAATCAGTtggaattgattaatttttcggGATAG
- the LOC135839033 gene encoding vascular endothelial growth factor receptor 1-like, whose translation MPTFYCKILFLDAPKINLSESVAMLTINKSQNYDYKSNQKFQINCSVTGYPLPQVKWYQSNSDSLEHTYQEIPASDYNTTNYTSYYLISTLRFQSDGEKTIFCRATNEKGTREKFHRLPARNHSEGNTHFEYTIEVLIFICLLLTGIILYVMIRFCKEKMKLQKILEKYGLHECKENAVLTINPDLDIEQQTVRIPYNKKYEFPKRNLEFGEILGSGYFGIVKKAEARGIVAKDVKTTVAVKMAKDHNDSLSVKALASELKIMIYLGQHINVVNLLGACTKDLIKGQFYEVFYCEDENLEHRSGELAVIVEYCQYGNLREILLKHRNNFANKINGNDEIDISIATANW comes from the exons ATGCCTACGTtctattgcaaaattttatttttagacgCACCGAAGATCAATCTATCAGAAAGTGTTGCGATGCTGACGATTAATAAGTCACAAAATTATGATTATAAAAGTAACCAGAAATTCCAGATCAACTGTTCAGTGACCGGTTACCCTTTGCCACAAGTTAAATGGTATCAGAGCAATTCAGATTCTTTAGAACATACCTATCAAGAAATTCCG GCATCTGATTACAACACTACAAACTATACTTCATATTATTTGATATCAACGCTCAGATTTCAAAGTGATGGAGAAAAAACTATTTTCTGTCGCGCAACAAATGAAAAGGGAACACGGGAGAAATTCCATCGTCTCCCTGCCAGAA ACCATTCAGAAGGAAATACACACTTCGAGTATACAAttgaagttttaattttcatctgCCTTTTATTAACTGGAATAATACTCTACGTAATGATTCGGTTCTGCAaagaaaaaatg aaattacaaaaaattttagaaaaatatggGTTGCATGAATGCAAAGAAAACGCAGTTCTCACCATAAACCCTGACCTGGACATCGAACAACAAACTGTTCGCATACCAtacaacaaaaaatatgaatttcccAAACGGAACTTGGAATTTG gaGAAATACTAGGATCTGGTTATTTTGGAATAGTTAAAAAAGCGGAAGCTCGTGGTATTGTAGCAAAAGATGTGAAAACAACTGTAGCTGTAAAAATGGCCAAAGACCATAATGACTCTTTAAGCGTAAAAGCTCTCGCTTCCGAATTGAAGATCATGATTTATTTGGGACAGCACATAAACGTAGTTAATTTATTGGGAGCCTGCACTAAAGATTTGATTAAAGGTCAGTTTTATGAAGTATTTTATTGTGAAGATGAGAATTTAGAGCACCGAAGTG GAGAATTAGCAGTGATAGTAGAATATTGCCAGTACGGTAATTTACGTGAAATTCTCTTGAAACACAGAAACAATTTCGCGAATAAAATtaatggaaatgatgaaattgatatCAGTATTGCTACTGCCAATTGGTGA